The Toxorhynchites rutilus septentrionalis strain SRP chromosome 3, ASM2978413v1, whole genome shotgun sequence genome includes a region encoding these proteins:
- the LOC129779877 gene encoding probable 28S ribosomal protein S6, mitochondrial, with the protein MPTYELSLILRQMPRPEIVTVLKRTAEAIFEKGGFIRKLDNLGTRPLPFKTSSHGLVHRTGSYFVFKFDTPPSTVDDLEEEYGRDVDIIRKRIYKADATVQENVTCTLHDEMLPPAYRNDVQKMISAANKYKKKGFQYNSGFDYYPFQK; encoded by the exons ATGCCCACATACGAGCTCTCGTTAATTCTTCGCCAGATGCCCAGG CCGGAAATTGTGACCGTGTTGAAACGCACAGCTGaagcaatttttgaaaagggtggtTTCATACGTAAACTGGACAATTTAGGCACACGACCTCTTCCTTTTAAAACTAGCAGTCACGGGTTGGTTCACCGGACCGGGTCGTATTTTGTGTTTAAATTCGATACGCCACCATCCACCGTCGATGACCTGGAAGAGGAGTATGGTCGAGACGTGGACATTATACGAAAACGAATTTACAAAGCCGATGCTACCGTACAGGAAAACGTAACATGTACACTGCACGATGAAATGCTCCCTCCAGCGTATAGGAATGATGTGCAGAAAATGATTTCTGCGGCGAACAAGTACAAGAAGAAAGGCTTCCAATATAATTCTGGTTTTGATTATTATCCGTTCCAAAAATAG